From the genome of Desmodus rotundus isolate HL8 chromosome 2, HLdesRot8A.1, whole genome shotgun sequence, one region includes:
- the PLEKHA3 gene encoding pleckstrin homology domain-containing family A member 3 isoform X3, with the protein MELIIPGEQHFYMKAVNAAERQRWLVALGSSKACLTDTRTKKEKEISETSESLKTKMSELRLYCDLLMQQVHTIQEFVHHDENHSSPSIENMNEASSLLSATCNTFITTLEECVKIANAKFKPEMFQLSHPDPLVSPVSPSPVQMMKRSVSHPGSCSSDRSSHSIKEPVSALHRLSQRRRRTYSDTDSCNDMSLEDPDRPLHCSRNTLNGDLASATIPEESRLMAKKKSELEDPLSSFSS; encoded by the exons ATGGAATTAATCATTCCAGGAGAGCAGCATTTCTATATGAAGGCGGTGaatgcagcagaaagacagaGGTGGCTGGTTGCTCTGGGAAGCTCCAAAGCCTGTTTGACTGATACTaggactaaaaaagaaaaag AAATAAGTGAAACCAGTGAATCTCTGAAAACCAAAATGTCTGAACTTCGCCTCTACTGTGACCTTTTAATGCAGCAAGTTCATACAATTCAAGAGTTTGTTCACCATGACGAGAATCATTCATCTCCCAGCATAGAG AACATGAATGAAGCCTCTTCTCTACTTAGTGCCACATGTAATACGTTCATCACAACGCTTGAGGAATGTGTGAAGATAGCAAATGCCAAGTTTAAACCTGAGATGTTTCAGCTGTCCCATCCGGATCCCTTAGTTTCTCCTGTGTCACCTTCTCCTGTTCAAATG atGAAGCGTTCTGTCAGTCACCCTGGTTCTTGCAGTTCAGACAG GAGTAGCCACTCTATAAAAGAACCAGTGTCTGCACTTCACCGACTCTCCCAGCGACGCCGAAGAACCTACTCAGATACAGACTCTTGTAATGATATGTCTCTTGAAGACCCAGATA GGCCTCTTCACTGTTCAAGAAATACACTTAATGGAGATTTGGCATCAGCAACCATTCCTGAAGAAAGCAGACTAATGGCCAAAAAAAAATCCGAATTGGAAGATCCTCTTTCATCCTTCTCTTCCTGA
- the PLEKHA3 gene encoding pleckstrin homology domain-containing family A member 3 isoform X1: MEGVLYKWTNYLTGWQPRWFVLDNGILSYYDSQDDVCKGSKGSIKMAVCEIKVHSADNTRMELIIPGEQHFYMKAVNAAERQRWLVALGSSKACLTDTRTKKEKEISETSESLKTKMSELRLYCDLLMQQVHTIQEFVHHDENHSSPSIENMNEASSLLSATCNTFITTLEECVKIANAKFKPEMFQLSHPDPLVSPVSPSPVQMMKRSVSHPGSCSSDRSSHSIKEPVSALHRLSQRRRRTYSDTDSCNDMSLEDPDRPLHCSRNTLNGDLASATIPEESRLMAKKKSELEDPLSSFSS, encoded by the exons ATGGAGGGGGTTCTGTACAAGTGGACCAACTATCTCACTG gTTGGCAGCCTCGTTGGTTTGTTTTAGATAATGGAATCCTGTCCTATTATGATTCACAAGATGATGTTTGCAAAGGGAGCAAAGGAAGTATAAAGATGGCAGTTTGTGAAATTAAAG TCCACTCAGCAGACAACACACGAATGGAATTAATCATTCCAGGAGAGCAGCATTTCTATATGAAGGCGGTGaatgcagcagaaagacagaGGTGGCTGGTTGCTCTGGGAAGCTCCAAAGCCTGTTTGACTGATACTaggactaaaaaagaaaaag AAATAAGTGAAACCAGTGAATCTCTGAAAACCAAAATGTCTGAACTTCGCCTCTACTGTGACCTTTTAATGCAGCAAGTTCATACAATTCAAGAGTTTGTTCACCATGACGAGAATCATTCATCTCCCAGCATAGAG AACATGAATGAAGCCTCTTCTCTACTTAGTGCCACATGTAATACGTTCATCACAACGCTTGAGGAATGTGTGAAGATAGCAAATGCCAAGTTTAAACCTGAGATGTTTCAGCTGTCCCATCCGGATCCCTTAGTTTCTCCTGTGTCACCTTCTCCTGTTCAAATG atGAAGCGTTCTGTCAGTCACCCTGGTTCTTGCAGTTCAGACAG GAGTAGCCACTCTATAAAAGAACCAGTGTCTGCACTTCACCGACTCTCCCAGCGACGCCGAAGAACCTACTCAGATACAGACTCTTGTAATGATATGTCTCTTGAAGACCCAGATA GGCCTCTTCACTGTTCAAGAAATACACTTAATGGAGATTTGGCATCAGCAACCATTCCTGAAGAAAGCAGACTAATGGCCAAAAAAAAATCCGAATTGGAAGATCCTCTTTCATCCTTCTCTTCCTGA
- the PLEKHA3 gene encoding pleckstrin homology domain-containing family A member 3 isoform X2, which translates to MEGVLYKWTNYLTGWQPRWFVLDNGILSYYDSQDDVCKGSKGSIKMAVCEIKVHSADNTRMELIIPGEQHFYMKAVNAAERQRWLVALGSSKACLTDTRTKKEKEISETSESLKTKMSELRLYCDLLMQQVHTIQEFVHHDENHSSPSIENMNEASSLLSATCNTFITTLEECVKIANAKFKPEMFQLSHPDPLVSPVSPSPVQMVGTYSFSSSDKLAPACCGELSDEAFCQSPWFLQFRQE; encoded by the exons ATGGAGGGGGTTCTGTACAAGTGGACCAACTATCTCACTG gTTGGCAGCCTCGTTGGTTTGTTTTAGATAATGGAATCCTGTCCTATTATGATTCACAAGATGATGTTTGCAAAGGGAGCAAAGGAAGTATAAAGATGGCAGTTTGTGAAATTAAAG TCCACTCAGCAGACAACACACGAATGGAATTAATCATTCCAGGAGAGCAGCATTTCTATATGAAGGCGGTGaatgcagcagaaagacagaGGTGGCTGGTTGCTCTGGGAAGCTCCAAAGCCTGTTTGACTGATACTaggactaaaaaagaaaaag AAATAAGTGAAACCAGTGAATCTCTGAAAACCAAAATGTCTGAACTTCGCCTCTACTGTGACCTTTTAATGCAGCAAGTTCATACAATTCAAGAGTTTGTTCACCATGACGAGAATCATTCATCTCCCAGCATAGAG AACATGAATGAAGCCTCTTCTCTACTTAGTGCCACATGTAATACGTTCATCACAACGCTTGAGGAATGTGTGAAGATAGCAAATGCCAAGTTTAAACCTGAGATGTTTCAGCTGTCCCATCCGGATCCCTTAGTTTCTCCTGTGTCACCTTCTCCTGTTCAAATGGTTGGAACTTACAGTTTTTCTTCTA GTGATAAACTTGCTCCAGCATGCTGTGGAGAACTCTCAG atGAAGCGTTCTGTCAGTCACCCTGGTTCTTGCAGTTCAGACAG GAGTAG